A portion of the Bombina bombina isolate aBomBom1 chromosome 9, aBomBom1.pri, whole genome shotgun sequence genome contains these proteins:
- the LOC128640154 gene encoding elongation of very long chain fatty acids protein 5 codes for MEVLDKTVNGYIDHLLGPRDPRVKGWLFLDNYIPTFIFTNLYLLVVWIGPKYMQNRQPVACRSILVVYNLGLTLLSLYMFYELVTGVWEGGYNFFCQDTHSGGDADMKITRVLWWYYFSKLIEFMDTFFFILRKNNHQITVLHVYHHASMLNIWWFVMNWVPCGHSYFGATLNSFIHVLMYSYYGLSAIPAMRPYLWWKKYITQCQLTQFVLTMTQTSCAMVWRCGFPMGWLYFQNCYMISLIILFTNFYIKTYNSRTSSRRKEKDYQNGSANVINGHTTNFSSMENNVKQRKQRMD; via the coding sequence ATGGAAGTTTTAGATAAAACTGTAAATGGATATATAGACCATCTGCTAGGACCAAGAGATCCCAGAGTGAAAGGATGGCTCTTCCTGGATAACTATATACCCACATTTATCTTCACTAATCTGTATTTATTAGTCGTATGGATAGGACCAAAGTATATGCAGAATAGACAACCTGTGGCATGCAGGAGTATTCTAGTTGTCTATAACCTGGGACTCACGTTGCTCTCACTTTACATGTTTTATGAGCTTGTTACTGGAGTATGGGAAGGTGGCTACAACTTTTTTTGTCAAGATACTCACAGTGGTGGTGACGCTGATATGAAGATTACTCGTGTCCTGTGGTGGTATTACTTCTCTAAACTCATAGAGTTTATGGACACGTTCTTTTTCATTCTTCGGAAGAACAATCACCAGATCACTGTGCTCCACGTCTACCATCATGCGTCTATGCTAAATATTTGGTGGTTTGTTATGAACTGGGTTCCTTGTGGACACTCCTACTTCGGTGCCACTCTTAATAGCTTTATTCATGTTCTGATGTACTCCTACTACGGACTCTCAGCTATTCCAGCCATGCGCCCATATCTGTGGTGGAAAAAATACATCACGCAGTGCCAACTGACTCAGTTTGTGTTGACTATGACTCAGACTAGCTGTGCTATGGTTTGGCGCTGCGGATTCCCCATGGGATGGTTATATTTCCAGAACTGTTACATGATCTCTCTTATAATCCTCTTCACCAATTTTTACATTAAGACTTACAACAGTAGAACATCTTCTAGAAGGAAAGAGAAAGATTACCAAAACGGTTCTGCTAATGTTATCAACGGGCACACAACCAACTTTTCTTCTATGGAGAACAATGTGAAGCAGCGGAAACAAAGAATGGATTGA